Proteins encoded within one genomic window of Arachis ipaensis cultivar K30076 chromosome B08, Araip1.1, whole genome shotgun sequence:
- the LOC107612733 gene encoding RNA pseudouridine synthase 7 isoform X3, protein MNKRKREEEEEEGIRMGTDIVWQTPANPPHPHDYIFRNGIRYVKPYYFEFIAHKNGEFLAGVRLRIGGLGKLLWIYSPKSSKVDLMNIIAVKCGRIQVDGERVSVSYIVKSSQKISHFVHRHEPPVMACEVPILQKELDVLTVCKPASVPVHPCGQYRKNTVVGILQAEHGLAPVFPVHRLDRLVSGLLILARNASKADIFRQQIEGGLVRKKYIARVVGEFPKDEVRDSAKGKAASTKFTRISSNGAQSIVLCEPITGRTHQIRVHLKHSGHPIANDMLYISDETVDRSSKGSSADRSACTSATALTSSIEEKVVNDCEEKSNVGFSIDPMCTNCPNLAPKGYDTDEEGLWLHCIQYSGPDWTYECPYPDWAKLTQTT, encoded by the exons ATGAAcaagaggaagagagaagaagaagaagaagaaggaatcagAATGGGAACGGATATCGTGTGGCAAACCCCAGCGAATCCCCCGCACCCTCACGACTACATCTTCCGAAACG GAATTCGATATGTTAAACCTTACTACTTCGAATTCATAGCTCAT AAAAATGGTGAATTTTTGGCTGGTGTCAGGTTAAGAATCGGTGGGCTGGGAAAACTATTGTGGATTTATTCGCCCAAGAGTTCAAAGGTCGACCTTATGAATATTAT TGCAGTGAAATGTGGAAGGATTCAAGTTGATGGTGAGAGGGTATCAGTTTCATACATAGTTAAATCATCACAGAAGATTAGCCATTTCGTACACAG GCATGAACCGCCTGTGATGGCTTGTGAGGTTCCAATTCTCCAAAAAGAACTAGACGTGCTGACTGTTTGTAAACCTGCATCTGTCCCT GTTCATCCATGTGGTCAATATCGTAAGaacactgttgttggcatccTTCAAGCTGAGCATGGGCTGGCACCTGTATTTC CTGTTCATCGACTAGATCGCCTTGTGTCAGGACTTCTTATTTTAGCCAGAAATGCTTCAAAAGCTGACATTTTTAGGCAGCAG ATTGAAGGTGGCTTAGTCCGGAAAAAGTATATAGCAAGAGTAGTTGGAGAATTTCCCAAGGATGAG GTCAGGGACTCTGCGAAGGGCAAGGCAGCCTCTACAAAATTTACTCGGATATCTTCTAATGGTGCTCAGAGTATTGTTTTATGTGAACCAATCACTGGTCGTACTCATCAG ATTCGTGTTCATTTAAAGCATTCAGGACACCCAATAGCCAATGACATGCTGTACATATCAGATGAAACTGTCGATCGATCAAGTAAAGGTTCAAGTGCTGATAGATCAGCTTGCACATCTGCCACTGCTCTAACATCAAGTATTGAGGAAAAAGTCGTCAATGATTGTGAAGAGAAGTCCAATGTGGGTTTTAGCATTGATCCCATGTGTACAAACTGTCCAAATTTGGCACCAAAAGG ATATGATACCGACGAAGAAGGTCTATGGTTACATTGTATTCAGTACTCTGGCCCTGATTGGACATATGAATGCCCATATCCTGATTGGGCCAAACTCACTCAGACAACTTAA
- the LOC107612733 gene encoding RNA pseudouridine synthase 7 isoform X1: MNKRKREEEEEEGIRMGTDIVWQTPANPPHPHDYIFRNGIRYVKPYYFEFIAHKNGEFLAGVRLRIGGLGKLLWIYSPKSSKVDLMNIIAVKCGRIQVDGERVSVSYIVKSSQKISHFVHRHEPPVMACEVPILQKELDVLTVCKPASVPVHPCGQYRKNTVVGILQAEHGLAPVFPVHRLDRLVSGLLILARNASKADIFRQQIEGGLVRKKYIARVVGEFPKDELVVDANIDYNAREGRSTAEVRDSAKGKAASTKFTRISSNGAQSIVLCEPITGRTHQIRVHLKHSGHPIANDMLYISDETVDRSSKGSSADRSACTSATALTSSIEEKVVNDCEEKSNVGFSIDPMCTNCPNLAPKGYDTDEEGLWLHCIQYSGPDWTYECPYPDWAKLTQTT, translated from the exons ATGAAcaagaggaagagagaagaagaagaagaagaaggaatcagAATGGGAACGGATATCGTGTGGCAAACCCCAGCGAATCCCCCGCACCCTCACGACTACATCTTCCGAAACG GAATTCGATATGTTAAACCTTACTACTTCGAATTCATAGCTCAT AAAAATGGTGAATTTTTGGCTGGTGTCAGGTTAAGAATCGGTGGGCTGGGAAAACTATTGTGGATTTATTCGCCCAAGAGTTCAAAGGTCGACCTTATGAATATTAT TGCAGTGAAATGTGGAAGGATTCAAGTTGATGGTGAGAGGGTATCAGTTTCATACATAGTTAAATCATCACAGAAGATTAGCCATTTCGTACACAG GCATGAACCGCCTGTGATGGCTTGTGAGGTTCCAATTCTCCAAAAAGAACTAGACGTGCTGACTGTTTGTAAACCTGCATCTGTCCCT GTTCATCCATGTGGTCAATATCGTAAGaacactgttgttggcatccTTCAAGCTGAGCATGGGCTGGCACCTGTATTTC CTGTTCATCGACTAGATCGCCTTGTGTCAGGACTTCTTATTTTAGCCAGAAATGCTTCAAAAGCTGACATTTTTAGGCAGCAG ATTGAAGGTGGCTTAGTCCGGAAAAAGTATATAGCAAGAGTAGTTGGAGAATTTCCCAAGGATGAG CTAGTTGTTGATGCCAATATAGACTATAATGCTCGGGAAGGGAGGAGCACAGCGGAG GTCAGGGACTCTGCGAAGGGCAAGGCAGCCTCTACAAAATTTACTCGGATATCTTCTAATGGTGCTCAGAGTATTGTTTTATGTGAACCAATCACTGGTCGTACTCATCAG ATTCGTGTTCATTTAAAGCATTCAGGACACCCAATAGCCAATGACATGCTGTACATATCAGATGAAACTGTCGATCGATCAAGTAAAGGTTCAAGTGCTGATAGATCAGCTTGCACATCTGCCACTGCTCTAACATCAAGTATTGAGGAAAAAGTCGTCAATGATTGTGAAGAGAAGTCCAATGTGGGTTTTAGCATTGATCCCATGTGTACAAACTGTCCAAATTTGGCACCAAAAGG ATATGATACCGACGAAGAAGGTCTATGGTTACATTGTATTCAGTACTCTGGCCCTGATTGGACATATGAATGCCCATATCCTGATTGGGCCAAACTCACTCAGACAACTTAA
- the LOC107612733 gene encoding RNA pseudouridine synthase 7 isoform X6 gives MLRIGGLGKLLWIYSPKSSKVDLMNIIAVKCGRIQVDGERVSVSYIVKSSQKISHFVHRHEPPVMACEVPILQKELDVLTVCKPASVPVHPCGQYRKNTVVGILQAEHGLAPVFPVHRLDRLVSGLLILARNASKADIFRQQIEGGLVRKKYIARVVGEFPKDELVVDANIDYNAREGRSTAEVRDSAKGKAASTKFTRISSNGAQSIVLCEPITGRTHQIRVHLKHSGHPIANDMLYISDETVDRSSKGSSADRSACTSATALTSSIEEKVVNDCEEKSNVGFSIDPMCTNCPNLAPKGYDTDEEGLWLHCIQYSGPDWTYECPYPDWAKLTQTT, from the exons AT GTTAAGAATCGGTGGGCTGGGAAAACTATTGTGGATTTATTCGCCCAAGAGTTCAAAGGTCGACCTTATGAATATTAT TGCAGTGAAATGTGGAAGGATTCAAGTTGATGGTGAGAGGGTATCAGTTTCATACATAGTTAAATCATCACAGAAGATTAGCCATTTCGTACACAG GCATGAACCGCCTGTGATGGCTTGTGAGGTTCCAATTCTCCAAAAAGAACTAGACGTGCTGACTGTTTGTAAACCTGCATCTGTCCCT GTTCATCCATGTGGTCAATATCGTAAGaacactgttgttggcatccTTCAAGCTGAGCATGGGCTGGCACCTGTATTTC CTGTTCATCGACTAGATCGCCTTGTGTCAGGACTTCTTATTTTAGCCAGAAATGCTTCAAAAGCTGACATTTTTAGGCAGCAG ATTGAAGGTGGCTTAGTCCGGAAAAAGTATATAGCAAGAGTAGTTGGAGAATTTCCCAAGGATGAG CTAGTTGTTGATGCCAATATAGACTATAATGCTCGGGAAGGGAGGAGCACAGCGGAG GTCAGGGACTCTGCGAAGGGCAAGGCAGCCTCTACAAAATTTACTCGGATATCTTCTAATGGTGCTCAGAGTATTGTTTTATGTGAACCAATCACTGGTCGTACTCATCAG ATTCGTGTTCATTTAAAGCATTCAGGACACCCAATAGCCAATGACATGCTGTACATATCAGATGAAACTGTCGATCGATCAAGTAAAGGTTCAAGTGCTGATAGATCAGCTTGCACATCTGCCACTGCTCTAACATCAAGTATTGAGGAAAAAGTCGTCAATGATTGTGAAGAGAAGTCCAATGTGGGTTTTAGCATTGATCCCATGTGTACAAACTGTCCAAATTTGGCACCAAAAGG ATATGATACCGACGAAGAAGGTCTATGGTTACATTGTATTCAGTACTCTGGCCCTGATTGGACATATGAATGCCCATATCCTGATTGGGCCAAACTCACTCAGACAACTTAA
- the LOC107612733 gene encoding RNA pseudouridine synthase 7 isoform X4, whose product MNKRKREEEEEEGIRMGTDIVWQTPANPPHPHDYIFRNGIRYVKPYYFEFIAHKNGEFLAGVRLRIGGLGKLLWIYSPKSSKVDLMNIIAVKCGRIQVDGERVSVSYIVKSSQKISHFVHRHEPPVMACEVPILQKELDVLTVCKPASVPIEGGLVRKKYIARVVGEFPKDELVVDANIDYNAREGRSTAEVRDSAKGKAASTKFTRISSNGAQSIVLCEPITGRTHQIRVHLKHSGHPIANDMLYISDETVDRSSKGSSADRSACTSATALTSSIEEKVVNDCEEKSNVGFSIDPMCTNCPNLAPKGYDTDEEGLWLHCIQYSGPDWTYECPYPDWAKLTQTT is encoded by the exons ATGAAcaagaggaagagagaagaagaagaagaagaaggaatcagAATGGGAACGGATATCGTGTGGCAAACCCCAGCGAATCCCCCGCACCCTCACGACTACATCTTCCGAAACG GAATTCGATATGTTAAACCTTACTACTTCGAATTCATAGCTCAT AAAAATGGTGAATTTTTGGCTGGTGTCAGGTTAAGAATCGGTGGGCTGGGAAAACTATTGTGGATTTATTCGCCCAAGAGTTCAAAGGTCGACCTTATGAATATTAT TGCAGTGAAATGTGGAAGGATTCAAGTTGATGGTGAGAGGGTATCAGTTTCATACATAGTTAAATCATCACAGAAGATTAGCCATTTCGTACACAG GCATGAACCGCCTGTGATGGCTTGTGAGGTTCCAATTCTCCAAAAAGAACTAGACGTGCTGACTGTTTGTAAACCTGCATCTGTCCCT ATTGAAGGTGGCTTAGTCCGGAAAAAGTATATAGCAAGAGTAGTTGGAGAATTTCCCAAGGATGAG CTAGTTGTTGATGCCAATATAGACTATAATGCTCGGGAAGGGAGGAGCACAGCGGAG GTCAGGGACTCTGCGAAGGGCAAGGCAGCCTCTACAAAATTTACTCGGATATCTTCTAATGGTGCTCAGAGTATTGTTTTATGTGAACCAATCACTGGTCGTACTCATCAG ATTCGTGTTCATTTAAAGCATTCAGGACACCCAATAGCCAATGACATGCTGTACATATCAGATGAAACTGTCGATCGATCAAGTAAAGGTTCAAGTGCTGATAGATCAGCTTGCACATCTGCCACTGCTCTAACATCAAGTATTGAGGAAAAAGTCGTCAATGATTGTGAAGAGAAGTCCAATGTGGGTTTTAGCATTGATCCCATGTGTACAAACTGTCCAAATTTGGCACCAAAAGG ATATGATACCGACGAAGAAGGTCTATGGTTACATTGTATTCAGTACTCTGGCCCTGATTGGACATATGAATGCCCATATCCTGATTGGGCCAAACTCACTCAGACAACTTAA
- the LOC107612733 gene encoding RNA pseudouridine synthase 7 isoform X5 has translation MNKRKREEEEEEGIRMGTDIVWQTPANPPHPHDYIFRNGIRYVKPYYFEFIAHVKNRWAGKTIVDLFAQEFKGRPYEYYVSAVKCGRIQVDGERVSVSYIVKSSQKISHFVHRHEPPVMACEVPILQKELDVLTVCKPASVPIEGGLVRKKYIARVVGEFPKDELVVDANIDYNAREGRSTAEVRDSAKGKAASTKFTRISSNGAQSIVLCEPITGRTHQIRVHLKHSGHPIANDMLYISDETVDRSSKGSSADRSACTSATALTSSIEEKVVNDCEEKSNVGFSIDPMCTNCPNLAPKGYDTDEEGLWLHCIQYSGPDWTYECPYPDWAKLTQTT, from the exons ATGAAcaagaggaagagagaagaagaagaagaagaaggaatcagAATGGGAACGGATATCGTGTGGCAAACCCCAGCGAATCCCCCGCACCCTCACGACTACATCTTCCGAAACG GAATTCGATATGTTAAACCTTACTACTTCGAATTCATAGCTCAT GTTAAGAATCGGTGGGCTGGGAAAACTATTGTGGATTTATTCGCCCAAGAGTTCAAAGGTCGACCTTATGAATATTAT GTTAGTGCAGTGAAATGTGGAAGGATTCAAGTTGATGGTGAGAGGGTATCAGTTTCATACATAGTTAAATCATCACAGAAGATTAGCCATTTCGTACACAG GCATGAACCGCCTGTGATGGCTTGTGAGGTTCCAATTCTCCAAAAAGAACTAGACGTGCTGACTGTTTGTAAACCTGCATCTGTCCCT ATTGAAGGTGGCTTAGTCCGGAAAAAGTATATAGCAAGAGTAGTTGGAGAATTTCCCAAGGATGAG CTAGTTGTTGATGCCAATATAGACTATAATGCTCGGGAAGGGAGGAGCACAGCGGAG GTCAGGGACTCTGCGAAGGGCAAGGCAGCCTCTACAAAATTTACTCGGATATCTTCTAATGGTGCTCAGAGTATTGTTTTATGTGAACCAATCACTGGTCGTACTCATCAG ATTCGTGTTCATTTAAAGCATTCAGGACACCCAATAGCCAATGACATGCTGTACATATCAGATGAAACTGTCGATCGATCAAGTAAAGGTTCAAGTGCTGATAGATCAGCTTGCACATCTGCCACTGCTCTAACATCAAGTATTGAGGAAAAAGTCGTCAATGATTGTGAAGAGAAGTCCAATGTGGGTTTTAGCATTGATCCCATGTGTACAAACTGTCCAAATTTGGCACCAAAAGG ATATGATACCGACGAAGAAGGTCTATGGTTACATTGTATTCAGTACTCTGGCCCTGATTGGACATATGAATGCCCATATCCTGATTGGGCCAAACTCACTCAGACAACTTAA
- the LOC107612733 gene encoding RNA pseudouridine synthase 7 isoform X8, whose protein sequence is MNIIAVKCGRIQVDGERVSVSYIVKSSQKISHFVHRHEPPVMACEVPILQKELDVLTVCKPASVPVHPCGQYRKNTVVGILQAEHGLAPVFPVHRLDRLVSGLLILARNASKADIFRQQIEGGLVRKKYIARVVGEFPKDELVVDANIDYNAREGRSTAEVRDSAKGKAASTKFTRISSNGAQSIVLCEPITGRTHQIRVHLKHSGHPIANDMLYISDETVDRSSKGSSADRSACTSATALTSSIEEKVVNDCEEKSNVGFSIDPMCTNCPNLAPKGYDTDEEGLWLHCIQYSGPDWTYECPYPDWAKLTQTT, encoded by the exons ATGAATATTAT TGCAGTGAAATGTGGAAGGATTCAAGTTGATGGTGAGAGGGTATCAGTTTCATACATAGTTAAATCATCACAGAAGATTAGCCATTTCGTACACAG GCATGAACCGCCTGTGATGGCTTGTGAGGTTCCAATTCTCCAAAAAGAACTAGACGTGCTGACTGTTTGTAAACCTGCATCTGTCCCT GTTCATCCATGTGGTCAATATCGTAAGaacactgttgttggcatccTTCAAGCTGAGCATGGGCTGGCACCTGTATTTC CTGTTCATCGACTAGATCGCCTTGTGTCAGGACTTCTTATTTTAGCCAGAAATGCTTCAAAAGCTGACATTTTTAGGCAGCAG ATTGAAGGTGGCTTAGTCCGGAAAAAGTATATAGCAAGAGTAGTTGGAGAATTTCCCAAGGATGAG CTAGTTGTTGATGCCAATATAGACTATAATGCTCGGGAAGGGAGGAGCACAGCGGAG GTCAGGGACTCTGCGAAGGGCAAGGCAGCCTCTACAAAATTTACTCGGATATCTTCTAATGGTGCTCAGAGTATTGTTTTATGTGAACCAATCACTGGTCGTACTCATCAG ATTCGTGTTCATTTAAAGCATTCAGGACACCCAATAGCCAATGACATGCTGTACATATCAGATGAAACTGTCGATCGATCAAGTAAAGGTTCAAGTGCTGATAGATCAGCTTGCACATCTGCCACTGCTCTAACATCAAGTATTGAGGAAAAAGTCGTCAATGATTGTGAAGAGAAGTCCAATGTGGGTTTTAGCATTGATCCCATGTGTACAAACTGTCCAAATTTGGCACCAAAAGG ATATGATACCGACGAAGAAGGTCTATGGTTACATTGTATTCAGTACTCTGGCCCTGATTGGACATATGAATGCCCATATCCTGATTGGGCCAAACTCACTCAGACAACTTAA
- the LOC107612733 gene encoding RNA pseudouridine synthase 7 isoform X7, translating into MNKRKREEEEEEGIRMGTDIVWQTPANPPHPHDYIFRNGIRYVKPYYFEFIAHKNGEFLAGVRLRIGGLGKLLWIYSPKSSKVDLMNIIAVKCGRIQVDGERVSVSYIVKSSQKISHFVHRHEPPVMACEVPILQKELDVLTVCKPASVPIEGGLVRKKYIARVVGEFPKDEVRDSAKGKAASTKFTRISSNGAQSIVLCEPITGRTHQIRVHLKHSGHPIANDMLYISDETVDRSSKGSSADRSACTSATALTSSIEEKVVNDCEEKSNVGFSIDPMCTNCPNLAPKGYDTDEEGLWLHCIQYSGPDWTYECPYPDWAKLTQTT; encoded by the exons ATGAAcaagaggaagagagaagaagaagaagaagaaggaatcagAATGGGAACGGATATCGTGTGGCAAACCCCAGCGAATCCCCCGCACCCTCACGACTACATCTTCCGAAACG GAATTCGATATGTTAAACCTTACTACTTCGAATTCATAGCTCAT AAAAATGGTGAATTTTTGGCTGGTGTCAGGTTAAGAATCGGTGGGCTGGGAAAACTATTGTGGATTTATTCGCCCAAGAGTTCAAAGGTCGACCTTATGAATATTAT TGCAGTGAAATGTGGAAGGATTCAAGTTGATGGTGAGAGGGTATCAGTTTCATACATAGTTAAATCATCACAGAAGATTAGCCATTTCGTACACAG GCATGAACCGCCTGTGATGGCTTGTGAGGTTCCAATTCTCCAAAAAGAACTAGACGTGCTGACTGTTTGTAAACCTGCATCTGTCCCT ATTGAAGGTGGCTTAGTCCGGAAAAAGTATATAGCAAGAGTAGTTGGAGAATTTCCCAAGGATGAG GTCAGGGACTCTGCGAAGGGCAAGGCAGCCTCTACAAAATTTACTCGGATATCTTCTAATGGTGCTCAGAGTATTGTTTTATGTGAACCAATCACTGGTCGTACTCATCAG ATTCGTGTTCATTTAAAGCATTCAGGACACCCAATAGCCAATGACATGCTGTACATATCAGATGAAACTGTCGATCGATCAAGTAAAGGTTCAAGTGCTGATAGATCAGCTTGCACATCTGCCACTGCTCTAACATCAAGTATTGAGGAAAAAGTCGTCAATGATTGTGAAGAGAAGTCCAATGTGGGTTTTAGCATTGATCCCATGTGTACAAACTGTCCAAATTTGGCACCAAAAGG ATATGATACCGACGAAGAAGGTCTATGGTTACATTGTATTCAGTACTCTGGCCCTGATTGGACATATGAATGCCCATATCCTGATTGGGCCAAACTCACTCAGACAACTTAA
- the LOC107612733 gene encoding RNA pseudouridine synthase 7 isoform X2 produces MNKRKREEEEEEGIRMGTDIVWQTPANPPHPHDYIFRNGIRYVKPYYFEFIAHVKNRWAGKTIVDLFAQEFKGRPYEYYVSAVKCGRIQVDGERVSVSYIVKSSQKISHFVHRHEPPVMACEVPILQKELDVLTVCKPASVPVHPCGQYRKNTVVGILQAEHGLAPVFPVHRLDRLVSGLLILARNASKADIFRQQIEGGLVRKKYIARVVGEFPKDELVVDANIDYNAREGRSTAEVRDSAKGKAASTKFTRISSNGAQSIVLCEPITGRTHQIRVHLKHSGHPIANDMLYISDETVDRSSKGSSADRSACTSATALTSSIEEKVVNDCEEKSNVGFSIDPMCTNCPNLAPKGYDTDEEGLWLHCIQYSGPDWTYECPYPDWAKLTQTT; encoded by the exons ATGAAcaagaggaagagagaagaagaagaagaagaaggaatcagAATGGGAACGGATATCGTGTGGCAAACCCCAGCGAATCCCCCGCACCCTCACGACTACATCTTCCGAAACG GAATTCGATATGTTAAACCTTACTACTTCGAATTCATAGCTCAT GTTAAGAATCGGTGGGCTGGGAAAACTATTGTGGATTTATTCGCCCAAGAGTTCAAAGGTCGACCTTATGAATATTAT GTTAGTGCAGTGAAATGTGGAAGGATTCAAGTTGATGGTGAGAGGGTATCAGTTTCATACATAGTTAAATCATCACAGAAGATTAGCCATTTCGTACACAG GCATGAACCGCCTGTGATGGCTTGTGAGGTTCCAATTCTCCAAAAAGAACTAGACGTGCTGACTGTTTGTAAACCTGCATCTGTCCCT GTTCATCCATGTGGTCAATATCGTAAGaacactgttgttggcatccTTCAAGCTGAGCATGGGCTGGCACCTGTATTTC CTGTTCATCGACTAGATCGCCTTGTGTCAGGACTTCTTATTTTAGCCAGAAATGCTTCAAAAGCTGACATTTTTAGGCAGCAG ATTGAAGGTGGCTTAGTCCGGAAAAAGTATATAGCAAGAGTAGTTGGAGAATTTCCCAAGGATGAG CTAGTTGTTGATGCCAATATAGACTATAATGCTCGGGAAGGGAGGAGCACAGCGGAG GTCAGGGACTCTGCGAAGGGCAAGGCAGCCTCTACAAAATTTACTCGGATATCTTCTAATGGTGCTCAGAGTATTGTTTTATGTGAACCAATCACTGGTCGTACTCATCAG ATTCGTGTTCATTTAAAGCATTCAGGACACCCAATAGCCAATGACATGCTGTACATATCAGATGAAACTGTCGATCGATCAAGTAAAGGTTCAAGTGCTGATAGATCAGCTTGCACATCTGCCACTGCTCTAACATCAAGTATTGAGGAAAAAGTCGTCAATGATTGTGAAGAGAAGTCCAATGTGGGTTTTAGCATTGATCCCATGTGTACAAACTGTCCAAATTTGGCACCAAAAGG ATATGATACCGACGAAGAAGGTCTATGGTTACATTGTATTCAGTACTCTGGCCCTGATTGGACATATGAATGCCCATATCCTGATTGGGCCAAACTCACTCAGACAACTTAA